In Papaver somniferum cultivar HN1 chromosome 9, ASM357369v1, whole genome shotgun sequence, the genomic stretch ATGAAATGGAGGATTCTGTAAATCTTTACCCAAGATAACCCATCATCAGGGAAACACCCCAAACTGTGCTTTCCCTGCCACTAGCATATGGACTAATGTCTGCAGCGGCCTACGCACAAAAATCAACAAAACAATTTATCAACAACCAATAACTGCCAGTATCCCGAGTGGTGCATCTTTTAAAAATACATCAAATGGTAAAGCGAAAACGGTAAATGATGATGACATAAGTTTTGGCTTTCATTCTAAAACCAAGGTCAAGCAGAAAGCCAGTACTCAAAAGCTATATTGGAATAACATGTTCTATTTGGAATTTCCATGGTTAATAGTTTTAGATTCCACCCCAAGCCAGCCTTTTTATGTACaaaaggaaaagatgaatcttCTACGATGAAAGAATACTGCAACTAAAGATAGCCTATTACACCATAGTTATTACCGGATATAATATAAATAACGAACACCCTAGTGTCACTAGCACAGCGAACAAGTAGTCTTGGCCCTTATATTTCTTCTGCATGATCATTGTGCCCCATACCTGCAGAAAAGTTGCAAGAGAATGAGCTAAAACAGAACAAATGTGAGACTAGGATAGGCATAAAAATTTAGTTACAAAGGGAACCTAGACCGATGAGGGAACATAAATCAAATTGACGGTTAGATTGCGTTAAACATAATTAAGCAAGATAACCAAAAGCATCTCGTTATAAAAGACGAGAAAGTCAATGAATAACATATGCTCTTTCATTGCGAAGAGCTAAAAAAAATATTCAGATACTAGTCGTGTATAACAGCATATAAATCACAATTAACAGTATATATTGATTTGTCATGTTTCAATGTCGCAGTCTTGCAGCAAAAAAgaatgtttcaaaatgaaaagtgATAACTATAATTAAATAGACACTATGACTTACCATAACTGGTATCATCTTGGCACATTTCGCAAGTGTCTGAACTGGGAAACTAACGTATTTGAGTGCCTAGGACAACAAATTTAGCAAAAACGTCAGATACATTGGCAAAGAGCAGTGCTCAATTGAACTTACCTACCAGTAAGAACTGACACAATACCATATACGATCATTCTCAGTTTTTCAGAACGAGTACCTCATACTGGCATGTTGTAGTAAGTATGTTAGAAACTGATATGAGACAGTACTTATAAATCGGTGCAACAGGGTCCAACGCTTTCTTACTTGCCTatcagaaaaaacaaaaattacatatcAGTGTGTGTGGTTGGTTATATAGTTCCAACAGTAAAAACCCATATCAGCTGAGCTACACTTCACCAGTAAAGAGCCTGCAGATACAGCAGATGTTGTAATCCGATTGCAAAAGACTAAAAACAATGAATATCTAAAAAACTCTTTGTTTTCTCCATATGGTACTCTCATGATCTTTTCCTGCAACATAACCAactcaaaatgaattaaaaacTAGAAATTTTTCCATCTGCATACAAAATTGTCCTTGCTTACAATGCACATCAtctaacattaaaaaaaaaaaggcaagGTTTTTCTGTTTTCTAAAAACTAAAAACATTAAAATTTTGATAATTAGTATTCTTTTTTTAGGGATTGAAAAGAGAATGGGGGTACCTGTAAAACACCATATATAACAAGAGTAGTCATGATTCCAGCCACAGCAAAAACCCCTTTCCAAAATTTGTTATCTTTCTCTTGTATTGAAGGTTCAGCCATGGAAGGATCCTAGATTTATTAATGAGAGATGATCCTAACAGTTACAGAATCGATTAAGGGTAAAAAATGATGAAGAGAAATATTTAGGGATAAAAAAAGGAGTGAGCTTTGTTGGATCTAAAGATGCAAGAAAAGGTAACGGAAAGAGATTTGCCGAAGAAGACACACGTGTTACTGGTAAAAGAGAGAGATTCGGAGTGGTTATAGGGGACCTAGGGGTTAGCGCGGGTTTTAGGGGAAGAGAAAGAGAGCTCATATGAGTTGCAAAGAGAGTATCTGAACTGAAGTTCTGTTCTGCCGGCACTCAGTCAGTAGAACTACAATATAGATATATTGACTTTAACCTTCACCCATATTAAAAGTTGGTGAACAATACATTCTATATTTATTGCATTTTGTTTTAAGGTTCCCCTATTTCCCATCCCCATTTCTCATCCCCTCCACAGCTTCTAAaatcaatttattttttaattttggtttttcttATGTACCACCCGGTTATCCGTAAAAGTTAAATTGGCTTTGACTTTGATTATTACCATTTttatttgtcttcttcttcttcattaatctCTCTTTTTTATTGAACAAAATCAAAAACTACCAAGTTAGAAACCCTATGTTAAAATCCATTGAATAATTGTATTACATACTAGGCGTCATGTAATCTTCGGAATCCGACATAGGGTTTCTAGATTGGTAAGCTCCGTGAAAATATTTTGAAATATCATTGATATGCTTTTGTTATCCATATATATCCACCTATATAGTCCGGTTTTTGTTATCTAGGTATCACAATCGATgatttcctcaaaaaaaaaaaaatccttggtGCCTTTTTCATTTGTTGATTCCAAGGTTTTAAATGGTGATGATAGATTAAACGTAAACATCACCTGTGAAAGATGACAATCAAAGTATAATATGACTTAGCTGGACGATTATTGGGAGTTTTTATCTAACAAATTAAGCTTGAGCGTGGTATGAAAGCAGTAAGTCTAAAACAACGCAATCCATAAAGTTTATTATGAAGAATAAAATGTCCCAATCTAGATACGAatttaaaataccaaaataataaTAAGGTAAATGATGATAATGTCATTGTAGTATATTAGTATATAGTAATAAAATCGTTGAGTGATGgtaccagttacctgagttcaAAACTCGTCAGCATCAAATTCTTTATCCATGAAAAAAACGGTAAATAATTAGATGAATAATGCAAAAGATATTTGAGTTGTTCAAGAAATTATTAAACTGGAGTTATAGCATACCTTGCTAGAAAAATAAATTGACTAAGATAACGAAAGAATTTAGATCCATCAAAAATTACTCCTAAAAGTGAGTGGGTATGTTTTTGATCCGTACATGAATTCCTTGGCATTCAGCTATTCTTAAGTAGTTATTTATTCTCTCGAGTTCAGATTTTTTCTACGCTGGTTCAGAATATTTGTTGTTTGAATTGTCACaacttgtattttgttttttattttaacttCTCCAGATTTTCATTGACGGATACCAGGTATTTGTAAAAATCATGTTCATACTCACGTTGAACGAAAATATCGATGCATGCTCGTTATTTACACACTGTTTTTATATCCCGATTTCCTGTAAATGCAATCATCTCCTTGTTGATTTCCTTGAGTGTTAAATGGTTGTTGTCTTCCTTATCTTTAACgaaattttcatttttaatgaaattttcatttttcaaataaTCCTCGAGCATCTTAATATAATGTCATTCTCTCTTCATTTTTTGCTTTGGtattttatattgtttatattttagttgtttttttttccacATAATCTTCCATACAATTATTTCGTTTCAAATatatgtttaaacaattatttttGTTACGTTCCCAACTCTCGATGTTTTTTTGTTGATCTAGATACTCCAATAAGTTTTCCTATTTATCTTCGTGATCCGAATATTTGGGATCTTGATCAAGGACACGTAAGTATCATGCAAGAagtatttgttttttatttattttttcagcaCCAGTATCATTGTTACCTTCCATGACCTTTTGATCCTTTACAAAGTTTAATTTCCTTGTTGTCAAGCGATGATAGTCTTTTCCTCCGTCTCAATGCATCACCCGACCTATGTCCCTGGCTCATCATGATATATTTCCTTTTATCCATGTTATTTAATATAAGGTTTGTTAATTCAATAATGGATAATGCCTAAATTCAGATTTACACAATAGTTTAGTCCATATTCAATATGTTATCACATGTTACATTCGCAACCTTTGATTTTAGTattttgatacatgtttctggTTATCCAACATAAgctttttaatttaatatatttcaAATGTTTACTTGATCTTTAATTATAATTTCTTCACTTCTAGGTAAATGCTTGGTATATAGCGGCTAAGTAAAATACTTGATTATGGTAAAGTAAACTGGCAATCAAAATGTGATGACATTAAACGCTCAAAGACAGTCATTATATATTACGTTTTTAGTTGTCAATGAGAATTAATTTTCCATGCCTCGACCAATGTTAAACCAAGCTACTTTGACTCAATTGAACAAACAGGGGCGATACATCAGTTGTTCAAATGAATTTGTTATAACTGTGAAATAAAATTGCGAAATTTAATGACTTGGTTTTCCTAAATATAAAAATACGATGAAGTTACATTCACAGTGCCTTATCGAATCTACCACGACCCATAATTTGTTGTTTAAATTGCAAATTTATGAGTTTAAATTTTCTTAATAAGCAGATATTTTCCATTGTAGAATGCAACAATTGTTATCGGAATAATATGTTGTGGTTAGATTATATTGAATTAAAGTTTTACAATGCAAGAATTtggtaaaaaaaatatattaaatagtaATAGATAGTTTGAAAATAACCACAAATTATCATAAGAATTACCGTGAATGAAATAAAATCCTtaataactaattaatctaaATATTTTGTCGTCGAATTACCAACTCCATGTTGTTGTTTATAGTTACCTCCTTTGTAAAGTTATGATGGTGAAATCAATTCATCAATTATGGGTTTGTACGTTTTTCCCGTTTTTAATGGATATGTATTCTTTTATTATTTCGAGTAGTTTGGggttatgcactttttttttttgcatacacGTTCAACTTATATAGTTTTTTTCTCTATGAATTATTATTTCAGTtgaaatatgatatgttactcatGGAACGTGCCATATATATTAAACAATATGTCTTTGTAATTTACAGAATGTGTGGCTTATCTTTGTAAAAATCAATTATCTTTCATTTCAACAACCCTTGTTGAGATTACAGTTATCATATCCTCGTATTCTCCATGATCCTTGATTTCCTATGTGATTTGATTGGCTAAATAACCGCATAGgattatttttttcttgattGCCTTTTACATCTTGTATCACAACATTTTGAACTTTAGGTTTCACACCCATTTTTAGCATTTTAGTTATTTTCTTAGATCCAGAAACATTTTCCTCTCACATCTGCAACAATATGACTTCTATTATTTCTTTTAAgtcatataaaaataaacaatacatACCAAATTTTTATCTAGATACAATTATGGTACAATTACCCGTTAGATATTTTTAAGGTGTAATATCAAATTTCCTGGAACAAGTCTC encodes the following:
- the LOC113313234 gene encoding UDP-galactose/UDP-glucose transporter 5-like, giving the protein MAEPSIQEKDNKFWKGVFAVAGIMTTLVIYGVLQEKIMRVPYGENKEFFRYSLFLVFCNRITTSAVSAGSLLASKKALDPVAPIYKYCLISVSNILTTTCQYEALKYVSFPVQTLAKCAKMIPVMVWGTMIMQKKYKGQDYLFAVLVTLGCSLFILYPAAADISPYASGRESTVWGVSLMMGYLGFDGFTSTFQDKLFKGYDMEIHNQIFYTTLCSCILSLSGLILQGNLLLAVDFVARHNDCFFDIALLSTVATASQFFISYTIRTFGALTFATIMTTRQLVSIMLSCMWFAHPLSPIQWFGAVVVFGSLYMKSFMRTVSQKLALPEHVQGGVVTSPLKGNP